TTTCCTGTTCATAGGAGAAGATATCTTTATTATCGTATAATATCTTTCCACTAGTAGGTTTAGTTAACATGGTAAGCATACGAATAGTAGTTGTTTTGCCAGCACCATTTGGCCCTAAGAGGCCGAAGATTTCTCCACTATTGATGTTTAAATTGAGATTATCCACTGCTGTTTTTAAAAGTATTTTTCCATCTTTGTTTTTAGTAGGAAATTTTTTTACTAAAGAATTAATAGTTAGCATATATTCACCTTGTTTATTTTGTTAGTGCTACTGGAAAAATTATCTTATCTTGCGGGTTTTGACAATTTTGGTAAATATCGGCTTTTACACCGAATACGTTAGCAAGATTATCGGGATTTAATGTGTTTTGAGGGCTACCTTGAGCAAAGACTTGTTTATCTTTGATGATGACAATATCATCGGCATACATTCGAGCATGGTTGATGTCGTGTAATACCATTATTATAGTCATATTTTCTTTTTTATTTAGTTCTGTTACAATCTGCATTACTTCTAATTGATGAGCGATATCAAGATATGTTGTCGGTTCATCTAAAAGTAATATCTGTGGTTGTTGAGCAAGTGCCATAGCTATCCAAGTGCGTTGTCGTTCTCCACCAGAAAGTGTTGAAACGAGGCGGGATGCAAATTTATCTACTTTAGTTTTAGCCATAGCATTTTCAATGATGTCTTTATCGTTTTGATTGTCAGAGCTTTTAAATAAAGAGCGATAAGGAAATCTACCATAGGAAACGAGTTCTTTTACTGTTAAATCATTCGGTGTAGTAGCTCCTTGAGGCAGTATTGCCATCTTTTTAGCGATTTTTTTTCGCGACCAATTTTTGATATTTTGGCTATCTAAGAATATATCACCTTTGTAATTTCGTGATAAACCAGAAATAGCTTTTAAAAGTGTTGATTTACCGCAACCATTTGGCCCAATGATAGCAGTGCGCTTTCCTGGTTTAAAATCGAGGTTGATATCATTTAAAATGATTTTATTGTTTATTTTGATAGTTAAACCACGTGTCGATAGCATATTAAAGCTCCTTTCTTAATAGGAACAAAAAGAATGGCGCTCCAAGTATAGCCATAAAAATTCCGACTGGTAGTTCCATTGGCGCAAAAGCCACGCGTGAGAAAGTATCGCTATAAGTTACGACAGCTATTCCGAGTAGCGCTGAAGCTGGTATTAAAAAACGGTAATCTGAACCGATTATAAGGCGAGCTGTATGAGGTACTATGAGGCCGACAAAACCGAGTAGTCCAGCCACTGAAACAGCACTTGCTGCGAGCAGTGCCCCTATTGCTGTCAAAATGATGCGAGTAGCTTCTATATTTACACCGAGACCTTTAGCTATATCATCGCCTAATTGTAATATGTTTAAATGGCGTGAGCCAATCATGGCTAATATAAAGCCAATGATGGCATATGGTAAAATGATTTCTACATGTGGCCAAGAGCGTGCGGAAAGACCGCCGACCATCCACATCAGTGCACCATGAACTCTATCACTGTACAATACGAGTATAGCTGATATACCTGCACCTAAAAATGCAGAAACTGCGACACCTGCTAAAATTATGCGCAATGGACGAATGCCGTTTTTCCAAGCAAGGGCATAGATGCAAACAGCAGCAAACATAGCACCAACAAAAGCTATTGGTGTGATTAAATATTCCATATTGGGAAATAATACGATTACTAATATACCGGTAAGCCCTGCACCGGAGGAGATACCGATAATATGTGGGTCTGCAAGCGGATTTTTCATTACCGCCTGTAAGATAGCACCAGAAATGGCTAAATTCATACCAACGAGTGCTGCTACAATTGTGCGAGGCAGGCGAATGTTCATCAATATTTGTTGATGAGAACCAACTGCACCGGTTGATACATTTTGCCATAATTCATCAAAAGGTATAGCAACTGCGCCGTTCATGATACTGCATAAAAAGCCTGTAAAAGCCAAAATGGCGAATACTGCTAGCATTAGTATTCGCCATTTATCAATTGCTATGCCCAATTTTGTATTTTCATTAATTGATTTATTTTGCATAGTCTAATCCACCATTAATTGAATTTATCCGGATAAGCCAGTTTTGCCATAGTTTCTACAGCTTCTGGATAATGAATACCAGGGCTTAACAAAAACATCTCTTGAGGTAAGAAATAAACTTTATTCGTTTGTACAGCTGGAAGTGTTTGCCAAGCTGGATTGTTCTCTACATTTTTCAGCATAGCTTCTTTAATCGTTTCCATTTTCCCCATACTTGTTACAAATATTATTTCTGGATTTTTTTCTACGAGTGTTTCTAAGCTGTATGGTGCTGCTGTAGGATTGCTTTCAAGTGGTGTTATGCCATCTGCGATATTTGTGAAGCCTAAGATTTTGGCAACAGAACCAGCAATACTATTTTCTAATTGTACTGTAACATTTTGTGATGTACTGTGTAAAATAGCGATGCGCTTATTTTCTTGCGGAATTTTCGCTTTTATAGCAGCGATTTTACTGTCCATATCATTTATGAGTTTTTGAGCTTTATCAGTATTGCCTGTAATTTGACCTAAGATATCGACTGTATGTTGAACTTGTTCGTAAGTGCGCATATCAAGTACGATTACAGGAATGTTATTATCTTCAAAAGTCGATACAAATTTGTCATTCATGCCTTTATAGGCAATTACTAAATCAGGTTGTTGTTCGATAACTTTTTCTAAATTGATATTGTAGACATTGCCGACTTCAGGTAAATCTTTATCTTCATCTGGAATGCCTGTTTTTGCAGATACTCTGGCAATAATTTTGCCGTCTACAGCATGAAGTGGTTCCAAAAATGAAGCAGACAGCGGAAGAATTCTTTCAGGTTTTTTATTTAACGTTACGACTCTGTCAGCAGCATCTGTAATAGTTAAATAACTATCAGTATTTTGTGCTGTTTGTTCATTTTGATTGCCACAGCCTGTGAATATAAAACAAATGCTAATGATGAGCAAAAGACATGCCAGAGATATTTTTATATTTCTCATAACGTCTATTAAAAGCGTTTATTAAACGCTTTTGCTCCTTCTAGTCAAGATTGTAGATAAATAATTGAGTTTTTTATCTTTTTGAGCTGGTAAATCAGTGATTACTTCTTCATCTGGTAAACCGCAACGGCTTACGAGAACAGCATTTTCAATCATATCATTATCTGTTAACGCATCTACGATTTCAGGATAATTTTTGTAGACTTTCATCATTACAACATTGTTTGATACAGCAAGTGCTTTATCGATAGTTTCTTTATCTGCTGTTGCTGGAATAACGCTGATAATATCATTTCCTTCAACGAGTGGATAACCGAGTTTACTTCCAATAGCACAAAATGCTGGAACACCTGGAATTGTTTCAATATTGATGTCTTTTTCTTTAGCTAAAAGGCGATAAACATAGATGTATGTGCTATAAAACATTGGGTCGCCTAAAGTTAAGAATACGACATTTTTACCAGCTTGCAGTAATGCAAGGATTTCTTCTTTATTTTTTTGCCAAGCATCAGTCGTTTCAAAATTAACGACCATAGGGAATACCTGGTAAACTATTTCAATATCTTTTTTTAAATATGGTTTTGCAATGCTAAGTGCTACGCTACCATCTTTTTTTTCTGTTTTTGGGGCGATTAAAACATCAGCTTTTTCAATAGCTTTAATCGCTTTCATTGTTAATAATTCTGGGTCTCCAGGTCCTACTCCAATACCATAAAAAGTTCCTGCCATAAAAAATCCTCCTGTACAAAAAGGTATGTAGCGGAAAAATCTACTACATACCTTATTTTTTTACTTGTTTTAGATACGTTATTTATTTTACACTTGCAAAATAGAACGCGTCAAGCTTAGTAATAT
The window above is part of the Megamonas hypermegale genome. Proteins encoded here:
- a CDS encoding ABC transporter ATP-binding protein, which encodes MLSTRGLTIKINNKIILNDINLDFKPGKRTAIIGPNGCGKSTLLKAISGLSRNYKGDIFLDSQNIKNWSRKKIAKKMAILPQGATTPNDLTVKELVSYGRFPYRSLFKSSDNQNDKDIIENAMAKTKVDKFASRLVSTLSGGERQRTWIAMALAQQPQILLLDEPTTYLDIAHQLEVMQIVTELNKKENMTIIMVLHDINHARMYADDIVIIKDKQVFAQGSPQNTLNPDNLANVFGVKADIYQNCQNPQDKIIFPVALTK
- a CDS encoding FecCD family ABC transporter permease is translated as MQNKSINENTKLGIAIDKWRILMLAVFAILAFTGFLCSIMNGAVAIPFDELWQNVSTGAVGSHQQILMNIRLPRTIVAALVGMNLAISGAILQAVMKNPLADPHIIGISSGAGLTGILVIVLFPNMEYLITPIAFVGAMFAAVCIYALAWKNGIRPLRIILAGVAVSAFLGAGISAILVLYSDRVHGALMWMVGGLSARSWPHVEIILPYAIIGFILAMIGSRHLNILQLGDDIAKGLGVNIEATRIILTAIGALLAASAVSVAGLLGFVGLIVPHTARLIIGSDYRFLIPASALLGIAVVTYSDTFSRVAFAPMELPVGIFMAILGAPFFLFLLRKEL
- a CDS encoding ABC transporter substrate-binding protein, whose product is MRNIKISLACLLLIISICFIFTGCGNQNEQTAQNTDSYLTITDAADRVVTLNKKPERILPLSASFLEPLHAVDGKIIARVSAKTGIPDEDKDLPEVGNVYNINLEKVIEQQPDLVIAYKGMNDKFVSTFEDNNIPVIVLDMRTYEQVQHTVDILGQITGNTDKAQKLINDMDSKIAAIKAKIPQENKRIAILHSTSQNVTVQLENSIAGSVAKILGFTNIADGITPLESNPTAAPYSLETLVEKNPEIIFVTSMGKMETIKEAMLKNVENNPAWQTLPAVQTNKVYFLPQEMFLLSPGIHYPEAVETMAKLAYPDKFN
- the cobI gene encoding precorrin-2 C(20)-methyltransferase, with the protein product MAGTFYGIGVGPGDPELLTMKAIKAIEKADVLIAPKTEKKDGSVALSIAKPYLKKDIEIVYQVFPMVVNFETTDAWQKNKEEILALLQAGKNVVFLTLGDPMFYSTYIYVYRLLAKEKDINIETIPGVPAFCAIGSKLGYPLVEGNDIISVIPATADKETIDKALAVSNNVVMMKVYKNYPEIVDALTDNDMIENAVLVSRCGLPDEEVITDLPAQKDKKLNYLSTILTRRSKSV